GAGTTGAACACAAAACAATAATTCTTTGTTACTATATTGATATATAAAAAAATCAATTTTTTGAATTCTAATTACAAAAAACGAGGCAACCGTGTTAAGCGAAAAAATGGAAAAAGCATTAAATGAACAGATCAATAAAGAGATGTTCTCATCATATTTATATTTAAGCCTTGCCACTTACTATGAGTCGATAAATCTTTCAGGATTTGCAGCCTACTTCAAAGTACAGGCAAGTGAAGAATATGCTCACGCAATGAAAATTTTTGATCATGTGCACACCCGGGGCGGTAAAGTAACCCTCGAAGCCATCGCAAAACCACAGAGCGAGTGGAATGGCGCGCTTGATGGATTGAAAGCTGCTTTTGAACATGAACAGTATATCTCAAAAAGCATCTTTTCACTTGTTGAACTTGCACATGAGCTAAAAGATTACTCAACCAATACCTTCCTCAATTGGTTCGTTGAAGAGCAGATCGAAGAAGAGGAATCAGCTCTCGCAGTCGTAACCAAACTCGAAATGATCGGCGAATCGAAAAATTCCCTCTATCTTTTCGACAGAGACATGGGAAAAAGAGCGGCTAAATAGGTATTAGCTATGAAGTATGAGCTATAAGCTGAATTCGTGGAATTGAGGCTGTGAGATACGGCTGAATTTCAGAAGGTTGATGGCTGAATACTGTGAATTTGAGGCTGTTCCGAAGAGGGGCAGCCTTTTTTTTATTGCTACGAACATATCACACCGCTCTGGCGGGTTGGTTTAGAGGTTTGTCGGTTGGACAATCGGGACGATCGTCGCTCCTTTTCCGAAATTCAAGGTTCGGGGTAGCTCATAGATCATAGCTCATATCTGGTTCTCTTTCTTTTGAAATTTTCCCCTTCCAAAAACTGTAGAACCATTTTTATACTAATTTATTTCCGGTAAAATCAAAAATCTGTTAAATTTATTTTTCGATTTATTCTAATTTTTAAAACAGGAAGTCTATGAAAGGTATAATTCTTGCCGGAGGTTCCGGATCAAGGCTCTACCCAATAACAAAAGTTTACAGTAAACAGCTTGCGGTTATCTATGACAAGCCGCTGATTTATTATCCTCTTTCGGTTCTTATGCTCGCAGGAATCAAGGATGTGCTGATAATTTCGAACGAGGAGACAATTCCACTTTATCAGAAATTGTTTGATGACGGCAGTCACCTTGGCATGAATATTTCATATAAACTGCAGGATGCACCCAGAGGTATAGCTGAATCCTTTATCCTCGGGGCGGATTTTATCGGTGATGACAATGTGACCCTCATACTCGGTGATAACATCTTTTTCGGTGACCTTGAATTCTTCTACGATGCCGTAGCGGAACACAAAACGGGTGCAAAAATCTTCGGATACCGC
The nucleotide sequence above comes from Ignavibacteria bacterium. Encoded proteins:
- a CDS encoding ferritin, with product MLSEKMEKALNEQINKEMFSSYLYLSLATYYESINLSGFAAYFKVQASEEYAHAMKIFDHVHTRGGKVTLEAIAKPQSEWNGALDGLKAAFEHEQYISKSIFSLVELAHELKDYSTNTFLNWFVEEQIEEEESALAVVTKLEMIGESKNSLYLFDRDMGKRAAK